One part of the Hyalangium ruber genome encodes these proteins:
- a CDS encoding type 1 glutamine amidotransferase domain-containing protein has product MGKKLKGLRVAVLAADGFEQVELTRPVKKLKKEGATIDIVSIRPGSIRGMNLLLPGKKVRVDTTLREVKAADYDALLLPGGFVNPDLLRQSTLAVEFVTDFERLGRPIAVICHGPWVLASAELVRGRRLTSWPGIRDDIHNAGGLWEDAAVVRDENWVSSRGPHDLPEFEKAMVALFAEHLPVEAKTRVPERPSKRWPRWLAGGMALAALRYGLRGRRLIGA; this is encoded by the coding sequence AAGTGGAGCTGACACGTCCGGTGAAGAAGCTGAAGAAAGAGGGCGCGACGATCGACATCGTCTCCATCCGCCCAGGCTCCATCCGGGGGATGAACCTCCTGCTGCCCGGGAAGAAGGTGCGCGTGGACACCACGCTCCGGGAGGTGAAGGCGGCCGACTATGACGCGCTGTTGCTGCCCGGCGGCTTCGTCAACCCGGACCTGCTGCGGCAGAGCACACTGGCGGTGGAGTTCGTCACGGACTTCGAGCGACTCGGCCGGCCCATCGCCGTCATCTGCCATGGCCCCTGGGTGCTCGCCTCGGCGGAGCTGGTGCGCGGGCGGCGACTCACCTCCTGGCCCGGCATCCGCGACGACATCCACAACGCGGGAGGCCTCTGGGAGGACGCGGCGGTGGTGCGAGATGAAAACTGGGTCTCCAGCCGGGGACCGCATGATCTGCCGGAGTTCGAGAAGGCCATGGTGGCCCTGTTCGCCGAGCACCTACCGGTGGAAGCCAAGACGCGTGTACCCGAGCGGCCATCCAAGCGCTGGCCTCGCTGGCTGGCGGGTGGCATGGCCCTCGCCGCGCTGCGCTATGGCCTCCGAGGGCGCAGGCTGATCGGCGCCTAG
- a CDS encoding two-component system sensor histidine kinase NtrB, with product MRHPIAGFPKPREPRAPHVAARAGFFARLDKLLSEPLRNAPPSELIRNRIMAGAALFLFLSTVLYILTHPFTPKLAPTLFANLGYLSTLVVLRRARTHHAPARLLFLVLCLGLFGSVFVSESPLGSIHAATMLLPALAVYLLGPRWGFAMTLLVIGVLGILHPLYYTSVHSGPLFLPREEIWPLHIAASVSFVGAWGLGALHSTARRSVQESLEQTLQELRDSESKLSSVIESTGDVVISMDPQGRVLTANSAAKQLYLQYFGKPIEVGVPLFEPAPPALRELWEQRIAQVCAGERLHVEEESEHQGVRVVVDVRAHPLHGADGRLMGLTLFSRDITARKQAENRLGEMHRTLVDVSRQAGMAEVATGVLHNVGNTLNSVNISTSLLAEMLGKSRVVSLAKATQLLREHGADMSTFLSSDPQGQKLPAYFIALSEHLLEERDTMSKELVSLTQSVDHIKSIISMQQKHARTAGSIEQLAVPQLIDEALRLHAVSFERMGILIEREYAAVPPILVDRHKLLQILINLLSNARHALVDSGRQDKRMTIRIRLSPDAQRLLIEVADNGVGIAPEHTERLFTQGFTTKKTGHGFGLHISSLAATEMKGRLSCTSPGPGQGATFTLELPVAGEEATS from the coding sequence ATGAGGCACCCAATCGCCGGATTTCCGAAGCCCCGAGAGCCCAGAGCGCCGCACGTAGCGGCCCGCGCGGGGTTCTTCGCGCGGCTGGACAAGCTGCTCTCGGAGCCGCTGCGCAACGCGCCTCCCTCGGAGCTCATCCGCAACCGCATCATGGCCGGCGCGGCGCTCTTCCTGTTCCTGAGCACCGTGCTGTACATCCTCACCCATCCCTTCACGCCGAAGCTGGCGCCCACGCTCTTCGCGAACCTGGGCTACCTGAGCACGCTGGTGGTGCTGCGCAGGGCCCGTACCCACCATGCGCCGGCGCGGCTGCTGTTCCTGGTGCTGTGCCTGGGCCTCTTCGGCTCCGTCTTCGTGTCCGAAAGCCCCCTGGGCAGCATCCATGCCGCGACCATGCTGCTGCCGGCGCTCGCCGTGTACCTGCTGGGGCCGCGCTGGGGGTTCGCCATGACACTGCTGGTCATCGGCGTCCTCGGCATCCTCCACCCGCTCTATTACACCTCCGTCCACAGCGGTCCCCTCTTCCTGCCCCGCGAGGAGATCTGGCCCCTGCACATCGCCGCCTCGGTCTCGTTCGTGGGCGCGTGGGGCCTGGGCGCGCTGCACAGCACGGCGCGGCGCTCGGTTCAGGAGTCACTCGAACAGACGCTCCAGGAGCTGCGCGACAGTGAGAGCAAGCTCAGCAGCGTCATCGAGAGCACCGGGGACGTGGTCATCTCGATGGACCCCCAGGGGCGCGTGTTGACCGCCAACTCGGCGGCGAAGCAGCTCTATCTCCAGTACTTTGGCAAGCCGATCGAGGTGGGGGTCCCCCTCTTCGAGCCGGCGCCGCCAGCGCTGCGCGAGCTGTGGGAGCAGCGGATCGCCCAGGTATGCGCCGGCGAGCGCCTCCACGTCGAGGAGGAGAGCGAGCACCAGGGGGTTCGCGTCGTGGTGGACGTTCGCGCCCACCCCCTCCACGGCGCGGACGGGCGGCTCATGGGGCTGACGCTCTTCTCCCGCGACATCACCGCCCGCAAGCAGGCCGAGAACCGGCTGGGAGAGATGCACCGCACCCTGGTGGATGTCTCGCGCCAGGCGGGCATGGCCGAGGTGGCCACCGGCGTGCTCCACAACGTGGGCAACACCCTCAACAGCGTCAACATCTCCACCAGCCTGCTCGCGGAGATGCTGGGCAAATCTCGCGTCGTCAGCCTGGCCAAGGCCACCCAACTGCTGCGCGAGCACGGCGCCGACATGAGCACCTTCCTCTCCAGCGATCCGCAGGGCCAGAAGCTGCCGGCCTACTTCATCGCCCTCTCGGAGCACCTGCTCGAGGAGCGCGACACGATGAGCAAGGAGCTGGTCTCGCTCACCCAGAGCGTGGACCACATCAAGTCCATCATCAGCATGCAGCAGAAGCACGCGCGCACGGCGGGGTCCATCGAGCAGCTCGCCGTGCCCCAGCTCATCGACGAGGCGCTGCGCCTGCACGCCGTCTCGTTCGAGCGCATGGGCATCCTCATCGAGCGGGAGTACGCTGCCGTGCCCCCCATCCTCGTCGACCGGCACAAGCTGCTGCAGATCCTCATCAACCTGCTGAGCAACGCCCGCCACGCGCTGGTGGACAGCGGCAGGCAGGACAAGCGCATGACCATCCGCATCCGGCTCTCCCCCGACGCTCAGCGCCTGCTCATCGAGGTGGCGGACAACGGCGTGGGCATTGCCCCGGAGCACACCGAACGCCTCTTCACCCAGGGGTTTACCACCAAGAAGACGGGCCACGGGTTCGGCCTGCACATCAGCTCCCTGGCCGCCACGGAGATGAAGGGTCGCCTCTCTTGTACCAGCCCGGGACCCGGCCAAGGTGCTACCTTTACCCTCGAGTTGCCTGTGGCGGGCGAGGAGGCCACGTCGTGA